DNA sequence from the Pichia kudriavzevii chromosome 4, complete sequence genome:
AATGACAACAGGAACACATAAGAAAACCTGGAAGAACGAGGTGGCATTGGCCTTTTCACCGATCGGGAATAATGCAACCCAGAATTGGGCCATTAAGATCAAGCAGTTCAACAAGACACCAAATATGGAACCATAGATACCAAGTTGAGCGCAGAATGGTAGTTCATCGGTTCCTCTGCCTTTGACATAGAGAGCCCTTCTGAATCTGAGGTGGCATGCACAGATGGACCCCCATGTGAAGATAGAGGACAAACCGGACAATGCCAACATCCAGTCGAAAACATCGTCATGATGAGAAGATGCTGCTAGGTAACACAATAGACCAATGATGAGAGAAGTAACAACACCAGCTAATGGTCTTCCCTCTCTGTCAATATAACCAAAAATTCTTGGAGCAAAACCTTGGTCAGCCAAAGAGGCAACTGTTCTTGATGCACCATAAACAGAGGAGTTAGCAACAGAACAGACGGCAATCATAATAACGGCGTTCATGACAGATGGCAAGCCTCTAATACCAGCATTTTGGATGGAAATGACAAAGGGAGAAGCAGCAGCACCAGAGTTGCCCAATAGCCGTGGATCATCGTATGGGACATTAACCCCAACTAAAGTTAAGGAGATGATGTAGAAAAGAGTAATTCTCCAGAAAACTTGTTTTGTAGCAGATGGTAGAGATACTCTAGGGTTTTCAGTTTCAGCAGCTGCCAAACCAACCAATTCCGTACCTGCAAACGAGAATGCAGATGTAACAAACACAGCACAGACACCTTTGAAGCCAGCGGCAAAGGCGCCAGGATGATGCCAATACTGGCCACCAATGTAACCACCCTTAGGGCCACCACCACAGTTGATAACAATACCTAGGATGATGTAACCAATGATGGCCAAGACCTTCAAAGCAGAGAAGATGAACTCGGCCTCACCGTAACCCTTGACACCAAAGACATTGAtaaacaaaaccaaaacgTAGAAGATAGTGACCCAAGCCGCAGAGCTAACTTCTGAGTTCCAGTAGTCGATTGTGATTGCGGCAGCAACTAATTCAAGAGGCAAAGTAACTAACCATTGCAAGGCATAATTCCAAGCCATACAGAACCCCCAAGCACTGGATATAAATCTAGTATTGtattgaacaaaagaaCCAGAGACAGGGAAAGCAACACACAATTCACCCAACGCTTGGACGGTACAATACATCATACACCCGGTCAAGATCCAGGCAATGACAAGGGCAGCCGGACCACCAGTGGCCAATGCTGAACCAGAACCAACGAATAAACCAGTACCGATGGAACCACCAATTGCAATCATTTGCAAGTGTCTGTTTTTCAAGCCTCTCTTCAATGGAGCTCTTGCAGAAATGAGGTTGGCCCTTTCAATATCAGTGAGGTTAGGATCGATTTCACCTAGATCTATAGGTTTGAAACCATCgataaaatttttgaagaatcctTGGTCTTTCTTAGTTTTAGAGTATGCGTTCGTACTCACATCGTCTTCGATTTCACTAACAGGAGTGATAGAAGTGCTTGCCAACTCCTTCTCGTTGTATGATTTTCTCGTCGACATTATATGTACTTTATCTTTGTCTCAAAAGAAGGTGCAATCAACCtaagaagaggaagataGATGTACCTCTGACAAGAAGGAACAGCATGTTTTATATACTTCTTTTTTACTGCACTGATTGTTATCAGTATGTCGTGATTGcaagtaaaacaaaatgcTTCAAGCTGATTAGCGGAAAGAATTTAACAAAAACAAGCAAGTCGATTCGGAAAAAGCTTTGACATCATCGAAAGGCTAGATTAGATACCACCCCTGATAGTGACAGTTCCCCTCTCTTCAACATGGCATGTATTTTCCTCTTATCTAGGGCATGTCCATATTTGGCAACGCCTCTCGCCTCTGGCGGCACTTGTGCCGTAATTTCACGGCATTGGCGTTTTATCGTTCGGCGTAGGTGGCCCGATATTCCAAATTGGGCGGAAATTTTTTCCAGCTCATAGCCGAGTTTTTACTTTTTGGGAATATCACGTGACACAAAACAATGCGCCGTAGAAGGACTactgttgatgttgataagACGTGTAATAGAGGTTCTTTTCTATGAACTGGGAGGAGGAGAAGCCAACCAACGACCACAGTTCTATAGATATCGACTAGGTCGGCAAAAAAAGGTTAggagacaaaaaaaaaaacaaaaagaaaaaaacatagaGATAAACCCAAACATATTGCAAGTATTTGAGGAACAGGGTTGTGTAATTCCTGCATGCGTCATGTTTAGACCTGATTCAAATCATGATATCTATTTACAGTATAAAAGGGAGTACatctatatatatgaaTATAATTGAGTGGTACTTTATTTGAGAACCTTGTCGGTGTCTATTTTCCACTCATCTTTATCATTGTCTTTAATGAGCAGGCCTTGTTCCTCTAATCTATTGAACATATCCTGTGGAACCCAACCTCCGGTTGCAGTGAATGGCTTGGAGCCATTGGAAATTTCGTATTCTTGAATCTTCTTGGCAAATTCATTGatctcattttcattgaatttaaTAGGATTAGGTTCACCCTTCGCCTTACCTAGAACTCCATTTCCATTGTAATTCTCCCACATTGTAGATATTTCAATTaaaccattttcaatatacaATGCATCTTTCAAGTTCTTGAAATTCAGAATGTTTAAGTAACAGCTCTTAACAAGCTTAATAACAGGTGAAATAACCCCAACTAATTCCTTGCTGTTTTTGTTAATGGAAACTTCCCATAAAAATTGGTTTCTGGTCCTTTTAAACATAAATCTGTATTGTTCCTTTTCAACGTCATCTAATTGGTTGAAATTGTTCACTTCTTGTTGTAAACTAAAGATTTTTTCACCATTATATTCCAAGAACTTGGGATAATTACTAATTAGGAATGGCTTGACGACACAGTTTTCAAAGTCTAGAAATTCAAACCCTTTGTTATCTTTTCTAACTAATACATTCATTGGATCCAGATCTCCAATTAATAATCttggtttcaaaagttCAGCAAGATTTGGAATGATAGTTTCTTTAGGATTTAAGTTAAACATCTCTCCTGCAACTAGtcttaatttttcaaagattttgatagCATCCTTCAGATCTGCAATGTCATCCTTAACATTCTCAcccttttcaattgctgCCAATCTGTTTCTTAAACTTAAAATTTCCAAGTCTACTAGATCTTgtatcatcttcaaaggCTCAGATCTCTTCCATGGACCAACGTACCTATCGATATCTTCCCCTGCAACATATTCCTTGTTTCTATAATATGCACTTTCAACACTTGGCCCAATGACCCATCTATCTTGGCCTTCATATGCAATCGCCTCCAAGCCCTTTGGACaatcatctttgaaataaatGGACCCATAATTATCGAAAATAAAATCGCCCAcaattttgttgaaatccGCCAATGGCTCAATGACCTCGTTCAATTGACTGATCGCTTCATTGCAATCCAACCTATCGTCCTTACTATCAACTAGTggattccattttttcattaatgACGATTCAACATCCTCAATATACTCCATTAACATGAAAGGATGTCCAAGTTGATTGTCATACTCACCGGAATAAGCCAAGACTTTTGGAATGTTTAGGTTTAACGCGTTTGATAAAAAGTCCATTGTAGCAACCTCAGATTCaattttcctctttgtgAAAACTTTGGATCCCAATGAGTAAGGTAATCTCAGCACTAGTTTCTTATCCAATCCTTCAAGTTGAATTCTATAAATTCTGTGGTGTTTTCCTTCATGTAATGACAAGACTTGATTGATATCCTTGACTTCTCCAtcatttccaaagaaatttttgatattattgCTCAAAACCTTTACTTTATCAACCCTTTCTATAGCATCAGGATTGGTTTCACCAAGTGACTTGCCTAATgaattgatatttttgagAGTTTCGTTTAAACCTTGGATTGAAAACTTGGTGAAtcttttttgcttttcctGCTTATCATTTTTCAGCCATGTCCCCCatgaatattcaaagatatgATTACGTTTTGGATCAGAATCATCGAACAAGTTAGTTGTTGTCTCCTTTGGTGCGGTGCCAATTTTGGTAGACTGGAATCTGACCTGATTCAGTGCACAAATACTAACTTTGCGTGGAGTCCTCAGAATACTCCTAGAGTATTTTAAAGCAGTTCTAGTTGATCTAGATAACATGGTGAATTGTTTGTAGTTGGTGcttcaatgaaaattcatTCAGCCAATTCCCTTTCACAAGAAAAATCGTCcacttgttgaagaaaagtgTCAAGATTCATTGCGAAActacatttttttttgccttttcTCGGCATAGAAACCAGAAGGCTCAGCTGCGTGTGGCATTATCAGTGGAGGAAATGGCAAAGGCTCAATACTATTTCATTCCAGCTTCATAATTCTTTTTTGACCTTTTACTAACAATGTCTAACATGACCATGacaaatacaaatggtAGAAGAAGAGTATCAGAAAGGTttacaaaacaacaaagCGAGAGAACTGTTATTGATATCTTAACTATCAGCATTTcttgcattttctttttacgTGGATTTTTCCATGACAGCTTTTTCACCGATGATAAGTTTTACATCAACAAAGACCTtgcaaacaagaaattTAAGAAAGACTATATCAGagtcaaaaaaatcaaaagaaatgtATCTGATGATGTGGATATGATTCTAAACTGGATTAATATATCAATTCAAGATGCTTTACACAAGAAATATTTAAAAGCAATCAATGTGtcaattcttcttgatgATAAGGTGCCGGCAAAAGTTTTCGAGTCTTACGTTTTTGATGTAAAGTATTCTGATATACAGCCGGAATCCATTTCCttcaatgatgatatcCTTATATCACCAGTTGAATTAACTAAGCTTCAAATTTTTAatctattgaaaaaaattattttacTTACACAAGCTTTACCACCATTACCAAGTAAGAAATTTCTAAGCATGAGATTGTTGTTCAACGATAAATGCCCAAACGACTATTATCCGGAATACTTTACTGACTGCACAAATTGTAAACCAGATTCAATCAGGATTCCAGTACCTGTTTATAACGATATTGTTGCAGATTGCGGTGGGGTAAATTCTGTACATCACAATGTAACCGCAAAGTTGGTTTCATTATCCACATTAACCAATTCCGATTATGAAAACGCAAATATTATCGATGTGGACCCATTTGAGATTTTTGGATGCAtgaaagaggaaaatgataaagaaaaggatGACATAATTAGCCTCAACACTCAAGTTTCTCAAGTGACAAAAGATTTATATGACATGTTAACGACTTACGAGAATCAAGTTCATGACGGCGAAACTCAAGTTCATATGAAATCCAATGACGCAAGTACAAAGGAAATCGAAGAGAATATTACTATCTCCTGCGAATGTAAAGCTGAGACCTACCTACCATATACCTCGTTAATAAAATGTCAGAAATGTCAAAAGTGGGTTCACAAAGTTTGTTATTCATACCAGTCAAACCCTCCAGATTTCCTATGCATTACATGTGCTGGAAATATCAGTTTGGATGACGATTTGCaaattttgttcaatattaGAAAACTAATAGCCTGCTATGAAAGCAACAACACATCACAAATAGTGTCTTTAACCACAGCGGCTGAACAAATTGGATTCACATCAACACAAATGTTGACGAACCAAAAGATCTCCAGAAGCGTTATAGACGCCTTTTCAGTTTTAATATACAAAGGACTACTTTCGTTTAAAGCCCAAAAGTCCTTCAACCATAACATTTTCagtgttgaatttgatggaCTTTTGGTAGAAAATAAGCCAATATCAATCGGCAAGTATTTTGTTCAACccaatttcaataacaGAAACACCATTAACAAATTActtgatttgaattttaaTAGGTCAAAATCGTTTCAGGAAATTTTAGCAGATTATAATCAATCTAATGATGAGACTATGGTTGAAGACGAAAATTACTCTGAAACTCTCTCCAAGTAtaagaagatgaaaatcAGCAAGTCCAaggatatttttcaaatttgaaaatgcaagTGCATACCTAATAATCATTTTAATTGCAATATAAAACATTGCTTACTTTGCTAACCTCGAATATAATCCGTCAGGTCAGATATCCTTAGAACACCCCTGAATTTCTCACCGTCTGTAGTATCTTCACATACGAAAAGGTTGGTGACGAGCATCTTCTCCATCAAATCATAAGTAGACAATAGTGGATATCGGCTGTTGACAATAAATAGCTCCTTTCTAGATTTCATATACCTGCTTAGGTTAAGTACAGCAGTATTATTTACCTCACTTTCCGGgcttgaaaaagaaataagGGTTGAGTCCGAATGGCCGTTTAATCTAACTAAACGATCAATACTGGCATAATCTACAAACCCAACAAGTGAGCGATTGTGTACGGATTGCAGAACAACAAAACCATCATTGTTTATAAGctctttttcaaagttattatcttcaattATCTGATCTAGCTTTTTAATAAACTCTTTTATCTGAATAAGTTCATCATAGTAGACAATACGATTCTTACTTTCCTTTAGAGCACCTAATATAGCCACATCAGAGAATGGCGAAAGCTTCAAAGATTCAACTGTTTCCGGCGCCAAATAGTTCTTATGAGTCTTAGACAACCACATCTCATAAAATCCTCTACTATCGAAAAGTTCAACAATCGACTTAGCAACCACAACACCCATCATCAATGGAATCAAGTAGGTTACAGCTCCCGTGATCTCAAAAACAATAACTACAGCTGCAACAGATGTATTAGTGACACCAGCAAAAAATGACGCAGCTCCAACAATTGCATAAGAACCAGGAGACACACAGTTTCTCTTCTCTTGGAAACATTGTGCAAAAATGTCACTCCCTAGgtgaatttgaaatagtTCAACTATTCTTCCAATGATTCGGCCTATTAAACCACCAATGACTAACGATGGTAATAAGATGCCGCCTGGAATGTCCAAAGTGTATGCAAGGTTAGATTGAATAAATATAACGACCAAATAGTAGATGAGTTCTAACGTTTCGTGTTTAGCTGTACAGACGGATTGgctattattattacttTTATTTGGATCTGTACAATCATGAAATAATGTAACTAGCAAATCATTCATCGTCAAGTCGCTGAACTTTAATGGATATAGAATAGTTGTTGTGATAGTTGCAAGCAGGGTAATTTCCGCTATTGGATGATCTAACAGATATTGAATGGCTTTAGAATCCGAGAAGCATTTACTCGATTTTCTAAACTCTGTTAGTCTCAACTGTAGGCTATTAAAGGCCAATGAAAGAAATCCACAAATAAGACCGACAAAAAGATATGGTATCAATTCCAAGAGAACATAACCATTTGCAAGATCCACCGTAAATGCCTTATTGATTGTTATCTTCTTGAAGGGATggactttgaaaaaaataaatgttGCAATTGTAGAGCACACAAACCCATTCCACATAAGCATATGAAATCGTTTACCgagtttcaatttttccaaagagaaaagCAGCCCTCCGATTGGTGCACCAAACGCTAACGAGATACCAATTACAAATCCAATAGAGAGAAATTCTCTTCTGACCACCTCGTTGTTTaggttgttgaaaatgtgGAACTGGCCTGACAGgaagttcaaaaaaaagttgataaCACCGCATGATATATGAATCAATGGACCTTCATAGCCCAACAACAACCCTCCACATGCAACAATGAATATTAGAGAGACgtactttttcaaaataatactccaattcaagaaatcattATTAACTGCACCTGCAATGATAGCCATCAATTCACTGATCCCACTTTTAACAATCCAAGAGTTTGCGGAAGAGATCATTAGACCAAGAAATGATAATACAACAGTGCATATGAGCACTATGACAAGATCTGCAAAGGATTTCGCCATGCCACGATGATTCCCCCCATACAATTTCCAGCTAGATGGCTCACAAGCTGAACGAACTTTAAAGACGTCGGTTGAGCAATATCCGTATTTTATATCATTCAACCAGGTGGAGGACCAATCTAAAAATATTGCTAGAAGTGATAATGTAACACTAGCCAATATGATAATAGGCCATTGATTGTATCGGTTGACAAATCGATCCAATACAGAGCTTGACGATTCCACTCTGTGGAGGTTTTCATTTTGCCTAAGCTTGTCAAGTTTTCCCCAAGGAATAATTTGCCCATCTAAATATTCACCCTCATTGAATATTTCCTTACCGATGGCCTTGGCATTGGGTTCTGAAGATGCCGTTTCTTCTCTAAACGTTACTACGGGAACTGTACTCGGAAAAGATTTAAACAGGTCTTCATCTGTTGGGTATAACTTTGTCACTTCCTCATTCATGACAAAATAACCAACTAACTCTTTCTTGTCGTATATCTTTGCACACATTGAAAGAGTTGTCATTCTTGTCTCATCCACGTATATAACTTTCTCTTACCAACTTGCTAATTCATGAAGGCCGCGCTTTAGtaagtaaaaaaaaaaaaagtttgacCATAATCggcaaaaaataaacattcTCTATTCACGAGTCAgtatttatttgtttttattaGGTATATaatgtttgtttttctttttttttcttttgaatagATACAGTTATCTGACAAGTAGTATTCAATCGGACTTTTTAGTACCTTGAAAGGAACATTTATAAACCATCAAATAATATGTTGAGGACAGCTAGATCGCTACCATCACTCCGCCTTCTTTATCAGTCTGAAATAAAATCTTTACACGAACCTGTTAAAGCAGCTACAACTTACGCTTTCAAATCAGGGGACTTGTTCCATACTCAGACAAAGTTATCAGTGAGACATGTTCATCAAACTTCTAAGAAGGAAACAATTCTTCTCGATATTTCCTCTCATAAGGGGAAATATACATCAATGAATCTACAAGgtttgaaaatggaatgTAGAAAAAGAGGTTTGAAGGTTTCTGGTCGTAAGATTGACCTAGTTCAAAGACTCATTGCACAAGAGCAATCAGGTATTGAGAATTCAAGAGCATATTCTGGGCTTTCTGAGCAACATTCTAGTGATCGTTCTATATTACCACTAGAAGTGAAAAAGCAAAGTAGTGCTAAGTTGTCGAAAAAGGCTGAAGTTAAGAGTGGAAAGTCAGGGAAAACTAAAACGAATGAACAATCAATAACAGCTTCAAAAACTAGATTGTCGAAGAAAAGCAcatcaaaaaatgaaaatgccaAGGGTCAACTTAGCTCTCAAGAGGCAAATACCCGCTCAGATACCACACTCGAAGCTGAACAAGAAAAGCATCGCCTACAGAGCGCAATAAGCAATGCAGCGTTTTCTGTTACCAACCAGCACATTGTTTCAAATGTTCTCAAAAAAGCCAACGAACAATCTAAAGAGcaaattattgaaaaatctaaGAAACAGATAAAAGCAAGGGCCAAAGAACAACAAAGAACACACTACGAACAAAGCCAACGGAAACACTACAACGAAACTAAAACACGTGAAGAAAACCAGCATGAGAATGTCAGACTGACAAATAGAGACATAGGATTCTTATCTGCGTTTGGTGTCTCTACTGTGGCATGGTGGTCTATGAAGGAATGATATTACTATCCTATCAAGTTGCCTCCTTAAACGCTCCTTAAGAGGATTCTAATGAGTTTTACTTTCTACTCGTTTTTTTAGTTCTTTGAAGTGCTTTTTTTATGTATTTATTATTCTTTAAGTTATctaacaaaacaaaaagatataACGTCTACAAAGAGATAAATCGCTGATTAGCGGAATTTAGTAGAGGTACATATTGTCAACACAGCCATAGCCTGCAGCAACACCACCTTCATTACTTGAACTAGTTTTCGATCTCAGTAGATGGCCACAAACCTGGTTATCAATAATTTCACcagtattttcattgaacAGATAACTACCGAATACACCCAACTCTGAAACTATGCCATCGTTCAACACTTCACCGTTTCTTAATATTAGATTTTCATGGATTTTAGGATTAATCAGTTCCATCAAAATATATGCTTCCCATTCATTTTCTTGGATAGATTTAAGAAACAATGGTATTTCTTCCTTATAGATATTATTGCCCCCACCCTCTCTTTGTGGTTTTAACACAAACTTTTCCGGGCTTTCAAATGCTAACTTCTTGGCTAGACTACCATCTTCACTATCATCCAACGGATAGATCTTACAGAATGAATCGCCTAGCGACTCAATTTCCTTATCATTTAAGAATAGTGATAGATTGTCCTGCTTAGTTAATAGCTGTTGTACTTTTTTTGAGCCGCTCAATTGGGTCAACAGGGAAGGACACTTGATGGCTAAAGTGGATTCGAGCATGCTTCTACATCTCCATGTTTCTGGTAAATCAAATTCTGCTGGTCCATATGCCGATCTGTAATAAACGACAGATACTTCATACCCCTGATAAAACAATTTACGACTGTTTGGATCGATATGAACCAACCTCGAGACACTTGGCAATTCCACCCTTTTAGTGAGAACATTGAATTCATTGAGTAAATTATATTCGATGCTTCTCTGGTCAAATGCGTTCCTTTCAGATGGCTGGACAACCATTAGAACAATTGACTTGTTTTCCCCTTTTAAGTACTTGTCATTGTAATATTTAACCCCAGAATGAAGTCCTCGTGCCAATTTTTTATCACTTTCACTTATTGGTAGCTCGTTTTCTTCATAGTATTGGGATAGTGGCACACCAGTGTAGGCACCTATTTTGTTTAAGTAAGTGTGTGCTTGGCCAACCTTTGGACTCAATCCACCAAACGAAACACTCACAGTGTTATATTCCACCTGTTTTATTAAGTTCAAGGTCTCATCATACATATAGTCCGATCTCGTCAAAGCAAGAGAAACATCTTGAGGAATACCTTTTTCCAGAGCCTTTTGGTAACAATCCCATAGTTTTCCAGTAAAAGGTTTATCATGAATTGATAACTTCTCAATGATACCCTCCAACCATTTTTTCTCAGAAACAACGTTAGCATATAGTTTATTGTAGCTTTTCTGAATATCGTaacttttttcaaattgtttcCGTGGAAACGGCGTTGGGAATATAGTAATAGGTGCCAGAACGGGTTCGTAGTCCTTGTATGGAGCAGGTGGATACATTACTAAGCCATTTGATAATCCGAATTGGCTCACTTCATGGACTAGTTCTTGCAACTTTTGGTCATTTAAAACCGGGAAATCCTTCTGGGTCATACTTCGGAAGTTTGAGGTGCTTAGATATCCGTGTTGAAGAGATAGTTCCTGCAGAAATGTTACTCAGTACAGTCAGTTCTTAAGCAATTTCGTTGATAAAATCCACGTTAAATTAACATGTCCGAAATAGGAATTAGTTTCCCAGCTGTGGCGCTCAAGCATTTGGTTTTTAAGTTTCTGTTTTCGGACTCAACTGAATTATGAGTACTCCagtgatttttctttgaaatctcTGCAATTTTACCCTCAGATTTTGTGGGGAAACTGCGATACTATACTGTGCTGATCACAGAACTTGTCAAGGGAGTAATAATATTGTGACTTTAGCATTCGGTGCAACTGTTTAGCCTTCCCAATAAGTGGCAAGTTTTGGTAGCCCACTATTTCCACAGAAGCGTTttggcaaaaaaaaaaggaaaaatccCTAATGTACTTTTTCTCTTAAACTTCTTGTGACTTTTTGCACAAGCATTCAAATTTTGCTTCCATCATAAAATGTCTTCACACTGTAGGTTTTCCCCCATCAGTCAGTAAGTAAAATACCGTGTCCCAGCTAATTATTAGATCATAATCATATCCTTGTCAACACAAGATTGTCAGTTTGCACAATAATTGCTACtatttgatgtttttgattATTAGTGAACTAGTTTATTCTTATCACGAAGTGCTTCAATATTACATGGCCGGGATTGCTCCTTTGAAGTCTTAGTTGGTCGTTTTGTCATTGTATAATTAGAGCTTCTAATAGATTTTGGTATATACAGTGAGGTACAGAGACATATTCCAACACACATTTTTCATGTTTGAAAGGTACTTGTGTATGGAAATTGAGTGCATACAAGTTTATATCGTATCCCAAACATGTTTGAGAAAACTTCCAGCTAACAGCCAACTGTATTTAATAATATTTGGTATCTATAATAGTGTTGATGTTCCTACCAATCGTGTTTCATTGCTGTAAATTAAAGGTACGAATTCTCCTgcttttgaaagaaaacactAGTTTGTTCAGTGAAGTAGGTAGATTACTAATTTGTGTCAAAAATACTTCCGAGGAAACTAAACCGGACCTATTTATGTACTAACGTTTTGCATTTCAAACAACCTTTAGCACCCATTGCCCATTAAAACTTATTTTTGCTAGAAAATACTATGGATGCATCCGTTAGATGTGAAATAGGTTGTTCATAAAGCATCCTGTGTTAACACAGAATATGCTTTCCATTTTACATTGATGCTCTCGAATATACATAATTTTGGAATCAATCATCAACATAAGTACTTGCATTGCCCACTTCACTCTATAGCTAGGTAATATGtgcctttttcttttagtACCATAAAGATTGATACCAGATTGCTCCCACTATAAAACAGTCAAATCTACTGTTTATTGAGTCGTCATACAACAGGcagatggaaaaaaaaaattagttATACTCAATCATCAAAAACTGTAATCACTATCAGTTAAAGTGGAGTTTTTCAGGTGCAGAAAACTCAAACTTCTCAAGAGCTCATCCTATAAGTAATGATTCTCTCTAAAGTCTCCGGATACAGTATTCATTCAAACTGGTAAATTCAGTCTCAACACGTAATCGACGCGGCGCAAAGAGTTACGAAGACGAGATCCGTGCACCAATTCCACCACGtataacttttttttttttccaatgttATGGTGGTAGAGCATGCCAGTTTGAACTGATGAAAAGGACCTATACTTGCCCTGACCACATAGTCAAGAGCACTCAGGTAAGGACCGATCCTGTCACGATATCCAGCTTTGATTCTGGGCTTCCCTTGTGAATAAGTATGTCGTTTTCTGTATCCCAGGTCCCAGGATTAACCAGCGAT
Encoded proteins:
- a CDS encoding uncharacterized protein (PKUD0D00190; similar to Saccharomyces cerevisiae YMR003W (AIM34); ancestral locus Anc_6.35) → MLRTARSLPSLRLLYQSEIKSLHEPVKAATTYAFKSGDLFHTQTKLSVRHVHQTSKKETILLDISSHKGKYTSMNLQGLKMECRKRGLKVSGRKIDLVQRLIAQEQSGIENSRAYSGLSEQHSSDRSILPLEVKKQSSAKLSKKAEVKSGKSGKTKTNEQSITASKTRLSKKSTSKNENAKGQLSSQEANTRSDTTLEAEQEKHRLQSAISNAAFSVTNQHIVSNVLKKANEQSKEQIIEKSKKQIKARAKEQQRTHYEQSQRKHYNETKTREENQHENVRLTNRDIGFLSAFGVSTVAWWSMKE
- a CDS encoding uncharacterized protein (PKUD0D00200; similar to Saccharomyces cerevisiae YOL049W (GSH2); ancestral locus Anc_7.82), with product MTQKDFPVLNDQKLQELVHEVSQFGLSNGLVMYPPAPYKDYEPVLAPITIFPTPFPRKQFEKSYDIQKSYNKLYANVVSEKKWLEGIIEKLSIHDKPFTGKLWDCYQKALEKGIPQDVSLALTRSDYMYDETLNLIKQVEYNTVSVSFGGLSPKVGQAHTYLNKIGAYTGVPLSQYYEENELPISESDKKLARGLHSGVKYYNDKYLKGENKSIVLMVVQPSERNAFDQRSIEYNLLNEFNVLTKRVELPSVSRLVHIDPNSRKLFYQGYEVSVVYYRSAYGPAEFDLPETWRCRSMLESTLAIKCPSLLTQLSGSKKVQQLLTKQDNLSLFLNDKEIESLGDSFCKIYPLDDSEDGSLAKKLAFESPEKFVLKPQREGGGNNIYKEEIPLFLKSIQENEWEAYILMELINPKIHENLILRNGEVLNDGIVSELGVFGSYLFNENTGEIIDNQVCGHLLRSKTSSSNEGGVAAGYGCVDNMYLY
- a CDS encoding uncharacterized protein (PKUD0D00180; Pfam Domains: Voltage_CLC(3.2e-46)) is translated as MTTLSMCAKIYDKKELVGYFVMNEEVTKLYPTDEDLFKSFPSTVPVVTFREETASSEPNAKAIGKEIFNEGEYLDGQIIPWGKLDKLRQNENLHRVESSSSVLDRFVNRYNQWPIIILASVTLSLLAIFLDWSSTWLNDIKYGYCSTDVFKVRSACEPSSWKLYGGNHRGMAKSFADLVIVLICTVVLSFLGLMISSANSWIVKSGISELMAIIAGAVNNDFLNWSIILKKYVSLIFIVACGGLLLGYEGPLIHISCGVINFFLNFLSGQFHIFNNLNNEVVRREFLSIGFVIGISLAFGAPIGGLLFSLEKLKLGKRFHMLMWNGFVCSTIATFIFFKVHPFKKITINKAFTVDLANGYVLLELIPYLFVGLICGFLSLAFNSLQLRLTEFRKSSKCFSDSKAIQYLLDHPIAEITLLATITTTILYPLKFSDLTMNDLLVTLFHDCTDPNKSNNNSQSVCTAKHETLELIYYLVVIFIQSNLAYTLDIPGGILLPSLVIGGLIGRIIGRIVELFQIHLGSDIFAQCFQEKRNCVSPGSYAIVGAASFFAGVTNTSVAAVVIVFEITGAVTYLIPLMMGVVVAKSIVELFDSRGFYEMWLSKTHKNYLAPETVESLKLSPFSDVAILGALKESKNRIVYYDELIQIKEFIKKLDQIIEDNNFEKELINNDGFVVLQSVHNRSLVGFVDYASIDRLVRLNGHSDSTLISFSSPESEVNNTAVLNLSRYMKSRKELFIVNSRYPLLSTYDLMEKMLVTNLFVCEDTTDGEKFRGVLRISDLTDYIRG